A stretch of the Dioscorea cayenensis subsp. rotundata cultivar TDr96_F1 chromosome 4, TDr96_F1_v2_PseudoChromosome.rev07_lg8_w22 25.fasta, whole genome shotgun sequence genome encodes the following:
- the LOC120257987 gene encoding uncharacterized protein LOC120257987 isoform X1 yields the protein MGAFWGDSQITQMEPSSNGQATMSVNLGTQQLPPTSKQIAQVDLLPRFHTTSVDKGSQPLSLAERQFAQSKVQTSLSANFGSYQFLPTNNQPVQMEPSPRTPNPMPVYFGLHSLSSTNRRPSDISRSLNIQTSIPNNPGLLPPLYANKRQVQMVPSPKLQAVTPATVGLQQLSSTNKRPAQTELPSKAQTEIESVRLKLRESLGAALAMVCNQQNKQQAPQKSMKAEETDAGTLKPTEINSQSDRSGTVQENALSGTSEASASNEHTEKQESQIPAGGIAATEMQDLQPSHGILEDDLLLNNNSVIKDELLQGHGLCWASDATITSEGISSFTSKKPKLALEEARGDPGGVSDQTSVTLAIKIEAELFKLHGGVNKKYKEKARSLLFNLKDRNNPELRERVFSGDIAPERLCSMTAEELASKELSQWRLAKAEELAQMVVLPDSDVDIRRLVKKTHKGEVQVEVERDDNVSVEVALGASVLTQIPAKVNEGETQAQGKTNDKSGVAASRLQEKASEVSLTGKKADLGDQNLGGNLDILNEKPDLMQELMVDELKGAELLPPIVSLDEFMEALDSEPPFENMSMGRGEDMPSFDGKTSDSVEPQKSTALDELSPKVDSASGSLDSKLNSAQAGSVSKMDTVGTCLVADNPEKVDSKDPDIDGETKSNSIQAGSEAIPSGSASKGGNIWEGLIQLAASSLVTVIGFFTSGERTSTREWPNILEIKGRVRLDAFEKFLQDLPLSRSRAVMIVQFCWKEGSPENGRVNLCETVDSYIADGRLGFAEPASGVELYFCPPHKRTTEMLAKHLSKEQIETLNSAENALIGVVVWRKAHVTVSPRMSSHSKNSSTKRQLSSRRHQNVNPTINSKNLQAPPPIAHPSLPSLPSDDETMDDVPPGFGPDARDEDDLPEFDFSHGNSQASVRNASHSSGLGIAGKLPADQMRELVHKYGQSETTKKPALEIQPWNEDDDDDDIPEWQPPQDSQPHPQPHSLTPPPTAPPTAQVQAYQTLNGQTALFNQQMMQVTTPQQQLAQPQQLVQFATALPMQLQPPLQSQIGMGYVQQVQQNVQPGWQPAQWWPPAPGPADAGPGMNAQVQPSQYGSQLGDGQFYGMQGHGASHNGTGWRHR from the exons ATGGGTGCATTTTGGGGAG ATAGTCAAATCACTCAAATGGAACCATCAAGCAATGGCCAAGCAACGATGTCTGTTAATCTTGGAACCCAGCAACTTCCTCCTACCAGCAAACAGATTGCACAGGTTGATTTATTGCCTAGGTTCCATACAACATCTGTTGACAAGGGGTCACAGCCGCTGTCATTAGCAGAAAGGCAATTTGCACAATCTAAGGTTCAAACTTCCTTGTCTGCAAACTTTGGGTCGTATCAATTTTTGCCAACCAACAATCAGCCTGTACAGATGGAACCATCGCCAAGAACCCCAAATCCCATGCCTGTTTATTTTGGCTTGCATTCACTGTCATCGACAAATAGAAGACCATCAGACATTTCTAGATCTCTCAACATTCAAACCTCAATTCCCAATAATCCAGGGTTATTACCTCCTCTGTATGCCAACAAGAGGCAGGTCCAAATGGTACCATCACCCAAGCTTCAAGCTGTGACACCAGCTACTGTGGGGCTCCAACAACTTTCATCAACTAATAAGCGTCCAGCCCAGACAGAATTACCATCGAAGGCGCAAACTGAGATTGAATCTGTGAGGTTAAAACTCAGGGAGTCTTTGGGTGCTGCTTTGGCAATGGTTTGTAACCAACAGAATAAGCAACAAGCACCACAAAAGAGCATGAAGGCTGAGGAAACAGATGCAGGTACATTAAAGCCAACAGAAATAAATTCTCAATCAGACAGATCAGGAACTGTACAAGAGAATGCTTTGTCTGGTACTTCAGAAGCTTCAGCCTCCAATGAGCATACAGAAAAACAGGAAAGCCAAATTCCAGCAGGTGGTATTGCAGCTACTGAAATGCAAGACTTGCAACCAAGCCATGGGATTTTAGAGGATGATTTGCTATTAAACAATAATTCTGTTATCAAAGATGAACTTCTTCAGGGACATGGTCTCTGTTGGGCTTCTGATGCCACTATTACCTCTGAAGGAATAAGTAGCTTTACTTCTAAAAAACCAAAACTAGCACTTGAGGAAGCTAGAGGAGATCCGGGTGGAGTATCAGATCAAACTTCTGTTACCCTTGCGATCAAAATCGAAGCTGAGCTTTTTAAATTACATGGAGgtgtcaataaaaaatataaggaaaAGGCCAGATCTTTGTTGTTTAATCTGAAAGATCGCAATAACCCAGAGCTAAGGGAGAGGGTATTTTCTGGTGACATTGCTCCAGAACGTCTTTGTTCCATGACTGCAGAGGAACTTGCTTCCAAGGAACTCTCTCAATGGAGGTTAGCCAAGGCAGAAGAGCTTGCACAGATGGTGGTATTACCTGATTCTGATGTCGATATCAGGCGATTGgtgaaaaaaactcataaaGGAGAGGTTCAGGTGGAAGTTGAACGGGATGATAATGTTTCTGTGGAGGTGGCACTTGGAGCAAGTGTGCTCACGCAGATTCCGGCAAAAGTAAATGAAGGGGAAACTCAAGCTCAAGGGAAGACAAATGACAAAAGTGGTGTAGCTGCATCCAGACTTCAAGAAAAGGCATCTGAAGTCTCATTGACAGGGAAGAAGGCTGATTTAGGTGACCAGAACCTTGGCGGCAATTTAGATATTCTGAATGAGAAGCCTGATTTAATGCAAGAGCTCATGGTGGATGAACTGAAAGGTGCAGAATTACTTCCCCCAATAGTATCTCTTGATGAGTTTATGGAGGCCCTTGATTCTGAGCCACCATTTGAAAATATGTCAATGGGAAGAGGGGAAGATATGCCTAGTTTTGATGGGAAAACCTCAGATTCTGTTGAGCCTCAGAAAAGTACGGCCTTGGATGAGTTGAGCCCTAAAGTGGACTCTGCTTCAGGTAGCTTAGATTCCAAGTTGAATTCTGCACAAGCTGGATCAGTATCAAAGATGGATACCGTGGGTACTTGTTTGGTTGCTGATAACCCTGAGAAGGTAGATTCCAAGGATCCGGATATTGATGGTGAGACGAAATCCAATTCTATTCAAGCTGGATCAGAAGCTATCCCTTCTGGTAGTGCATCCAAGGGAGGCAATATCTGGGAAGGGTTAATTCAATTAGCTGCTTCTTCACTGGTGACTGTTATTGGCTTCTTCACAAG TGGGGAGAGAACATCTACTAGAGAATGGCCTAACATACTTGAGATCAAAGGAAGAGTCAGATTAGATGCTTTTGAAAAGTTCCTCCAAGATCTTCCACTCTCTCGGAGCCGTGCTGTTATG ATTGTACAATTCTGCTGGAAGGAAGGTTCTCCCGAGAATGGTCGGGTCAACCTCTGTGAG ACAGTGGACTCATACATTGCTGATGGAAGGCTTGGTTTCGCTGAGCCTGCTTCAGGAGTGGAACTCTACTTCTGCCCGCCGCACAAGAGGACTACTGAAATGCTTGCAAAACACCTATCAAAGGAGCAGATAGAGACGTTAAACTCAGCTGAAAATGCCCTCATTGGTGTGGTTGTATGGAGAAAGGCTCATGTAACCGTATCACCCAGGATGTCATCGCACAGCAAGAACAGTAGCACCAAGAGACAGCTTTCTTCCAGAAGACATCAAAATGTTAATCCCACCATTAATTCTAAGAACTTGCAGGCCCCTCCACCCATTGCCCACCCTTCCCTTCCATCCCTCCCATCTGATGATGAAACTATGGATGATGTACCCCCCGGATTTGGTCCGGACGCTAGGGATGAAGATGATCTTCctgaatttgatttttctcatgGAAATTCTCAAGCTTCAGTTCGTAATGCCTCCCACTCTTCTGGCCTTGGTATAGCTGGTAAACTTCCGGCTGATCAAATGAGAGAGCTAGTGCACAAGTATGGTCAGAGTGAAACTACAAAGAAACCAGCTCTGGAAATCCAACCATGGAATGaggatgatgacgatgatgatatTCCAGAATGGCAACCTCCCCAGGATAGCCAGCCACACCCTCAACCCCATTCACTCACACCACCACCAACGGCACCACCTACAGCACAAGTGCAAGCCTATCAGACATTAAATGGTCAAACTGCGCTATTTAACCAACAAATGATGCAAGTAACAACACCTCAGCAGCAGTTAGCACAACCTCAACAACTTGTTCAGTTTGCAACAGCACTGCCCATGCAACTACAGCCACCTTTGCAATCTCAGATAGGGATGGGGTACGTGCAGCAGGTCCAGCAGAATGTGCAACCTGGTTGGCAGCCTGCACAATGGTGGCCCCCTGCTCCTGGGCCAGCAGATGCAGGTCCAGGTATGAATGCCCAGGTGCAGCCTTCACAGTATGGTTCCCAACTGGGGGATGGACAATTCTATGGGATGCAAGGCCATGGAGCCTCCCATAATGGGACCGGGTGGAGGCATCGATAA
- the LOC120257987 gene encoding uncharacterized protein LOC120257987 isoform X2 produces MEPSSNGQATMSVNLGTQQLPPTSKQIAQVDLLPRFHTTSVDKGSQPLSLAERQFAQSKVQTSLSANFGSYQFLPTNNQPVQMEPSPRTPNPMPVYFGLHSLSSTNRRPSDISRSLNIQTSIPNNPGLLPPLYANKRQVQMVPSPKLQAVTPATVGLQQLSSTNKRPAQTELPSKAQTEIESVRLKLRESLGAALAMVCNQQNKQQAPQKSMKAEETDAGTLKPTEINSQSDRSGTVQENALSGTSEASASNEHTEKQESQIPAGGIAATEMQDLQPSHGILEDDLLLNNNSVIKDELLQGHGLCWASDATITSEGISSFTSKKPKLALEEARGDPGGVSDQTSVTLAIKIEAELFKLHGGVNKKYKEKARSLLFNLKDRNNPELRERVFSGDIAPERLCSMTAEELASKELSQWRLAKAEELAQMVVLPDSDVDIRRLVKKTHKGEVQVEVERDDNVSVEVALGASVLTQIPAKVNEGETQAQGKTNDKSGVAASRLQEKASEVSLTGKKADLGDQNLGGNLDILNEKPDLMQELMVDELKGAELLPPIVSLDEFMEALDSEPPFENMSMGRGEDMPSFDGKTSDSVEPQKSTALDELSPKVDSASGSLDSKLNSAQAGSVSKMDTVGTCLVADNPEKVDSKDPDIDGETKSNSIQAGSEAIPSGSASKGGNIWEGLIQLAASSLVTVIGFFTSGERTSTREWPNILEIKGRVRLDAFEKFLQDLPLSRSRAVMIVQFCWKEGSPENGRVNLCETVDSYIADGRLGFAEPASGVELYFCPPHKRTTEMLAKHLSKEQIETLNSAENALIGVVVWRKAHVTVSPRMSSHSKNSSTKRQLSSRRHQNVNPTINSKNLQAPPPIAHPSLPSLPSDDETMDDVPPGFGPDARDEDDLPEFDFSHGNSQASVRNASHSSGLGIAGKLPADQMRELVHKYGQSETTKKPALEIQPWNEDDDDDDIPEWQPPQDSQPHPQPHSLTPPPTAPPTAQVQAYQTLNGQTALFNQQMMQVTTPQQQLAQPQQLVQFATALPMQLQPPLQSQIGMGYVQQVQQNVQPGWQPAQWWPPAPGPADAGPGMNAQVQPSQYGSQLGDGQFYGMQGHGASHNGTGWRHR; encoded by the exons ATGGAACCATCAAGCAATGGCCAAGCAACGATGTCTGTTAATCTTGGAACCCAGCAACTTCCTCCTACCAGCAAACAGATTGCACAGGTTGATTTATTGCCTAGGTTCCATACAACATCTGTTGACAAGGGGTCACAGCCGCTGTCATTAGCAGAAAGGCAATTTGCACAATCTAAGGTTCAAACTTCCTTGTCTGCAAACTTTGGGTCGTATCAATTTTTGCCAACCAACAATCAGCCTGTACAGATGGAACCATCGCCAAGAACCCCAAATCCCATGCCTGTTTATTTTGGCTTGCATTCACTGTCATCGACAAATAGAAGACCATCAGACATTTCTAGATCTCTCAACATTCAAACCTCAATTCCCAATAATCCAGGGTTATTACCTCCTCTGTATGCCAACAAGAGGCAGGTCCAAATGGTACCATCACCCAAGCTTCAAGCTGTGACACCAGCTACTGTGGGGCTCCAACAACTTTCATCAACTAATAAGCGTCCAGCCCAGACAGAATTACCATCGAAGGCGCAAACTGAGATTGAATCTGTGAGGTTAAAACTCAGGGAGTCTTTGGGTGCTGCTTTGGCAATGGTTTGTAACCAACAGAATAAGCAACAAGCACCACAAAAGAGCATGAAGGCTGAGGAAACAGATGCAGGTACATTAAAGCCAACAGAAATAAATTCTCAATCAGACAGATCAGGAACTGTACAAGAGAATGCTTTGTCTGGTACTTCAGAAGCTTCAGCCTCCAATGAGCATACAGAAAAACAGGAAAGCCAAATTCCAGCAGGTGGTATTGCAGCTACTGAAATGCAAGACTTGCAACCAAGCCATGGGATTTTAGAGGATGATTTGCTATTAAACAATAATTCTGTTATCAAAGATGAACTTCTTCAGGGACATGGTCTCTGTTGGGCTTCTGATGCCACTATTACCTCTGAAGGAATAAGTAGCTTTACTTCTAAAAAACCAAAACTAGCACTTGAGGAAGCTAGAGGAGATCCGGGTGGAGTATCAGATCAAACTTCTGTTACCCTTGCGATCAAAATCGAAGCTGAGCTTTTTAAATTACATGGAGgtgtcaataaaaaatataaggaaaAGGCCAGATCTTTGTTGTTTAATCTGAAAGATCGCAATAACCCAGAGCTAAGGGAGAGGGTATTTTCTGGTGACATTGCTCCAGAACGTCTTTGTTCCATGACTGCAGAGGAACTTGCTTCCAAGGAACTCTCTCAATGGAGGTTAGCCAAGGCAGAAGAGCTTGCACAGATGGTGGTATTACCTGATTCTGATGTCGATATCAGGCGATTGgtgaaaaaaactcataaaGGAGAGGTTCAGGTGGAAGTTGAACGGGATGATAATGTTTCTGTGGAGGTGGCACTTGGAGCAAGTGTGCTCACGCAGATTCCGGCAAAAGTAAATGAAGGGGAAACTCAAGCTCAAGGGAAGACAAATGACAAAAGTGGTGTAGCTGCATCCAGACTTCAAGAAAAGGCATCTGAAGTCTCATTGACAGGGAAGAAGGCTGATTTAGGTGACCAGAACCTTGGCGGCAATTTAGATATTCTGAATGAGAAGCCTGATTTAATGCAAGAGCTCATGGTGGATGAACTGAAAGGTGCAGAATTACTTCCCCCAATAGTATCTCTTGATGAGTTTATGGAGGCCCTTGATTCTGAGCCACCATTTGAAAATATGTCAATGGGAAGAGGGGAAGATATGCCTAGTTTTGATGGGAAAACCTCAGATTCTGTTGAGCCTCAGAAAAGTACGGCCTTGGATGAGTTGAGCCCTAAAGTGGACTCTGCTTCAGGTAGCTTAGATTCCAAGTTGAATTCTGCACAAGCTGGATCAGTATCAAAGATGGATACCGTGGGTACTTGTTTGGTTGCTGATAACCCTGAGAAGGTAGATTCCAAGGATCCGGATATTGATGGTGAGACGAAATCCAATTCTATTCAAGCTGGATCAGAAGCTATCCCTTCTGGTAGTGCATCCAAGGGAGGCAATATCTGGGAAGGGTTAATTCAATTAGCTGCTTCTTCACTGGTGACTGTTATTGGCTTCTTCACAAG TGGGGAGAGAACATCTACTAGAGAATGGCCTAACATACTTGAGATCAAAGGAAGAGTCAGATTAGATGCTTTTGAAAAGTTCCTCCAAGATCTTCCACTCTCTCGGAGCCGTGCTGTTATG ATTGTACAATTCTGCTGGAAGGAAGGTTCTCCCGAGAATGGTCGGGTCAACCTCTGTGAG ACAGTGGACTCATACATTGCTGATGGAAGGCTTGGTTTCGCTGAGCCTGCTTCAGGAGTGGAACTCTACTTCTGCCCGCCGCACAAGAGGACTACTGAAATGCTTGCAAAACACCTATCAAAGGAGCAGATAGAGACGTTAAACTCAGCTGAAAATGCCCTCATTGGTGTGGTTGTATGGAGAAAGGCTCATGTAACCGTATCACCCAGGATGTCATCGCACAGCAAGAACAGTAGCACCAAGAGACAGCTTTCTTCCAGAAGACATCAAAATGTTAATCCCACCATTAATTCTAAGAACTTGCAGGCCCCTCCACCCATTGCCCACCCTTCCCTTCCATCCCTCCCATCTGATGATGAAACTATGGATGATGTACCCCCCGGATTTGGTCCGGACGCTAGGGATGAAGATGATCTTCctgaatttgatttttctcatgGAAATTCTCAAGCTTCAGTTCGTAATGCCTCCCACTCTTCTGGCCTTGGTATAGCTGGTAAACTTCCGGCTGATCAAATGAGAGAGCTAGTGCACAAGTATGGTCAGAGTGAAACTACAAAGAAACCAGCTCTGGAAATCCAACCATGGAATGaggatgatgacgatgatgatatTCCAGAATGGCAACCTCCCCAGGATAGCCAGCCACACCCTCAACCCCATTCACTCACACCACCACCAACGGCACCACCTACAGCACAAGTGCAAGCCTATCAGACATTAAATGGTCAAACTGCGCTATTTAACCAACAAATGATGCAAGTAACAACACCTCAGCAGCAGTTAGCACAACCTCAACAACTTGTTCAGTTTGCAACAGCACTGCCCATGCAACTACAGCCACCTTTGCAATCTCAGATAGGGATGGGGTACGTGCAGCAGGTCCAGCAGAATGTGCAACCTGGTTGGCAGCCTGCACAATGGTGGCCCCCTGCTCCTGGGCCAGCAGATGCAGGTCCAGGTATGAATGCCCAGGTGCAGCCTTCACAGTATGGTTCCCAACTGGGGGATGGACAATTCTATGGGATGCAAGGCCATGGAGCCTCCCATAATGGGACCGGGTGGAGGCATCGATAA
- the LOC120257988 gene encoding uncharacterized protein LOC120257988 isoform X2, which yields MLGGEKETTMEDDNEPSTPETSSQGEEGGAGEEEGEAWEQRALEYERERLLRIKENRARLEALGLLRPGSKPPQGASKGKKAAVKRGDDDDEYRPSDEDRNDEDDDYEPLPTGSRQNLKAKAIALSLGSVAECSTAEAGGPSQNSGKTTRGAQLHGMTDKTKTQATSAKKKQRKLNSRRVQLTEDELVAFFFSFDEVGKGHISLRDLQRMAIAHDFSWTEMEIALMIHCFDSDKDGKLSLEDFRKIVSRCNMLREPGNS from the exons ATGCTTGGAGGAGAGAAAGAAACGACAATGGAGGACGACAACGAGCCCTCTACGCCAGAGACCTCGAGCCAGGGCGAAGAAGGAGGagcaggagaagaagaaggtgaagcTTGGGAGCAACGTGCATTAGAGTACGAGAGGGAGAGATTGTTGAGAATCAAAGAGAACAGGGCCAGGCTCGAAGCCCTTGGCCTCCTCCGCCCTGGTTCTAAGCCCCCACAAGGAGCCAGTAAAGGAAAAAAGGCCGCCGTCAAGCGGGGAGACGATGACGACGAGTACCGACCATCCGATGAGGATcggaatgatgaagatgatgactaTGAGCCGCTGCCTACTGGTTCTCGGCAAAATCTCAAGGCCAAG GCGATTGCTCTATCATTAGGAAGTGTGGCAGAGTGTTCCACCGCGGAAGCTGGTGGGCCTTCTCAGAATTCTGGGAAAACCACACGTGGTGCCCAACTTCATGGGATGACAGACAAGACAAAAACTCAAGCTACATCTgccaaaaagaagcaaagaaaactG AATAGTAGACGGGTTCAGCTGACTGAAGATGAATTagttgctttcttcttctcatttgatG AGGTAGGGAAGGGGCATATTTCCCTTCGTGATTTGCAGAGAATGGCCATTGCTCATGATTTCAGTTGGACTGAGATGGAAATAGCACTTATGATTCATTGCTTTGACAGTGACAAAGATGGGAAG CTAAGTTTGGAAGACTTTCGAAAGATTGTGTCCCGCTGCAACATGCTGCGAGAGCCTGGAAACAGTTGA
- the LOC120257988 gene encoding uncharacterized protein LOC120257988 isoform X1, whose protein sequence is MLGGEKETTMEDDNEPSTPETSSQGEEGGAGEEEGEAWEQRALEYERERLLRIKENRARLEALGLLRPGSKPPQGASKGKKAAVKRGDDDDEYRPSDEDRNDEDDDYEPLPTGSRQNLKAKGKKKISFSLAKTRKRPNREGSMKEDELVDNDEASLQQAIALSLGSVAECSTAEAGGPSQNSGKTTRGAQLHGMTDKTKTQATSAKKKQRKLNSRRVQLTEDELVAFFFSFDEVGKGHISLRDLQRMAIAHDFSWTEMEIALMIHCFDSDKDGKLSLEDFRKIVSRCNMLREPGNS, encoded by the exons ATGCTTGGAGGAGAGAAAGAAACGACAATGGAGGACGACAACGAGCCCTCTACGCCAGAGACCTCGAGCCAGGGCGAAGAAGGAGGagcaggagaagaagaaggtgaagcTTGGGAGCAACGTGCATTAGAGTACGAGAGGGAGAGATTGTTGAGAATCAAAGAGAACAGGGCCAGGCTCGAAGCCCTTGGCCTCCTCCGCCCTGGTTCTAAGCCCCCACAAGGAGCCAGTAAAGGAAAAAAGGCCGCCGTCAAGCGGGGAGACGATGACGACGAGTACCGACCATCCGATGAGGATcggaatgatgaagatgatgactaTGAGCCGCTGCCTACTGGTTCTCGGCAAAATCTCAAGGCCAAG ggaaagaaaaagatttcttttagtttagcaaaaacaaggaaaaggCCAAACCGGGAAGGAAGCATGAAAGAGGATGAGCTAGTTGACAATGATGAGGCATCCCTGCAACAG GCGATTGCTCTATCATTAGGAAGTGTGGCAGAGTGTTCCACCGCGGAAGCTGGTGGGCCTTCTCAGAATTCTGGGAAAACCACACGTGGTGCCCAACTTCATGGGATGACAGACAAGACAAAAACTCAAGCTACATCTgccaaaaagaagcaaagaaaactG AATAGTAGACGGGTTCAGCTGACTGAAGATGAATTagttgctttcttcttctcatttgatG AGGTAGGGAAGGGGCATATTTCCCTTCGTGATTTGCAGAGAATGGCCATTGCTCATGATTTCAGTTGGACTGAGATGGAAATAGCACTTATGATTCATTGCTTTGACAGTGACAAAGATGGGAAG CTAAGTTTGGAAGACTTTCGAAAGATTGTGTCCCGCTGCAACATGCTGCGAGAGCCTGGAAACAGTTGA
- the LOC120257975 gene encoding putative glycerol-3-phosphate transporter 1, which yields METRIQARSTKPKGIRFLEYVRNKVFTFETYQTIVLAITFFAYAGYHATRKVTSIVKSVLDPDTKNLGSSHNPAILQGWVPFDGSDGTALLGEIDLAFLSVYSVGMYFAGHLGDRLNLRILLTVGMVGTGLFTSIFGFGYWLNIHSFFFYLVAQLLAGLFQSTGWPSVVAVVGNWFGKRKRGLIMGIWNAHTSVGNIAGSLIAAALLNYGWGWSFVVPSHIMVLLGLTVFLFLPVSPEEMDLSRHGELLKPSDKSGIRDHLLEGVLVDDVEEKAVGFMEAWRIPGVAPFAFCLFFSKLVAYTFLYWLPFYISHTAIDGVYLSDSMSGTLSTLFDVGGVVGGILAGHISDRLDARAITAASFMYCAIPVLFLYRIFGGVSLFWNITLMFITGIFVNGPYALITTAVSADLGTHSSLNGNSRALATVAAVIDGTGSVGAAIGPLLTGYISAESWNAVFTMLMVAALLAGLLLTRLVVAEVTAKIQAGRLPVTTAPSGSSVADQEV from the exons ATGGAAACACGAATCCAAGCCAGAAGCACAAAACCCAAAGGTATTCGGTTCTTGGAATATGTCAGGAACAAGGTCTTCACATTCGAAACATATCAAACCATTGTTTTGGCCATTACTTTCTTTGCATATGCTGGCTACCATGCTACCAGGAAAGTCACAAGCATTGTTAAAAGTGTACTTGATCCTGACACCAAGAATTTGGGCTCCTCCCACAATCCAGCAATTCTACAGGGCTGGGTTCCCTTTGATGGCTCAGATGGCACTGCATTGCTTGGAGAGATTGATCTGGCCTTCCTCTCCGTGTACTCTGTAGGCATGTACTTTGCCGGTCATTTAGGCGATCGTTTGAATTTACGAATCCTTTTGACTGTTGGAATGGTTGGGACTGGTCTCTTCACTTCAATTTTCGGTTTTGGTTACTGGTTGAACATACACagtttcttcttctacttggtGGCTCAGCTGTTAGCCGGTTTGTTTCAGTCGACCGGTTGGCCCTCAGTTGTTGCGGTGGTCGGCAACTGGTTTGGGAAAAGGAAGAGGGGGTTGATTATGGGAATTTGGAATGCACATACTTCAGTTGGAAATATAGCTGGCTCACTTATTGCTGCTGCCTTGCTCAATTATGGATGGGGCTGGTCATTTGTTGTTCCTAGCCATATTATGGTTCTGCTTGGTTTGACAGTGTTCCTGTTCCTGCCTGTTAGCCCTGAGGAGATGGATCTCAGCAGGCATGGTGAATTGCTGAAGCCTTCGGATAAGAGCGGTATAAGGGATCATCTTTTGGAAGGAGTACTAGTAGATGATGTCGAGGAGAAAGCAGTGGGTTTCATGGAGGCCTGGAGGATCCCTGGTGTAGCTCCATTTGCCTTTTGTTTGTTCTTCTCCAAACTGGTCGCTTATACCTTCCTCTATTGGTTGCCTTTCTACATCAGTCATACAG CTATTGATGGCGTATATTTGTCTGATTCCATGTCGGGGACCCTATCGACATTGTTTGATGTTGGAGGTGTGGTGGGTGGCATTCTTGCTGGTCATATCTCGGACCGGCTGGATGCCCGTGCAATAACAGCTGCGAGTTTCATGTATTGTGCCATCCCAGTCCTCTTCCTATACCGTATATTTGGTGGTGTCTCACTCTTTTGGAACATCACTCTCATGTTCATCACCGGGATATTTGTGAATGGCCCATATGCACTTATAACAACAGCAGTCTCAGCTGACCTTGGCACGCACAGCTCGCTTAATGGAAATTCTCGAGCCTTGGCAACAGTGGCCGCTGTGATAGATGGCACAGGTTCTGTGGGTGCAGCAATAGGACCTCTGCTGACTGGCTACATCTCTGCAGAAAGTTGGAATGCTGTGTTTACAATGCTTATGGTGGCAGCTCTGCTGGCAGGATTACTGCTGACCAGGCTAGTGGTGGCTGAGGTAACTGCAAAAATCCAAGCTGGAAGATTGCCGGTAACCACTGCTCCATCCGGATCTTCCGTGGCTGACCAAGAAGTGTAA